In a single window of the Raphanus sativus cultivar WK10039 chromosome 9, ASM80110v3, whole genome shotgun sequence genome:
- the LOC130499710 gene encoding uncharacterized protein LOC130499710 has protein sequence MDIPELPRRLYTLGEEPEPHNSISYHTDNTKLHTALREALTDAEFEELKESRLGVFIKFKEQGFGWASRLVHHLLGLKLDIKKKYEMWCLVGPEPARFSLLEFENITGLNCDYIEDLETPECEVTPQMVSFWEMMGVHREAGPSTDQIIAALKRCGDWSREDRKRLAYLSIFTGFIEGKKFSSATRATLARLVMDLERFENYPWGRVAFKVLMDSLWNKDITGCYTVDGFIQVLQVWAYEAIPGLGASIGLPRANSPSPPILAYDGSRGRRFMKAAILSQTRVINFVEKDISEMWPKWDSEVDDVPAENIIKVMYDRRPWKWTMDCWEVTGTKPKFVTPSKRAKEMVVEEVEEDNQRPRKKARKEAPKEAPKEAREEAPTEATEEATEEAREEASWVTREELENMFKDLGDMMKEGFKKCIREIRKISDRLEAVEKKVGVTNQATPQAPETGVSKKHPTPQAPETGASNKQTTPQKDQPPLQTNHPTPPTRQPAPQKAKPTPQKAKQPAPQTKQPAPQTKQPAPQTKQPAPQTKQPAPQTKQPAPQTKKPSPQKKQPSPLPKEVNIKSLSRLVFV, from the exons atggatattccagaactcccccgtaggttatacacattaggggaagagccagaaccccacaatagcatttcgtatcatacggataacacgaagttgcatactgctcttagggaagctctcactgatgctgaatttgaagagctcaaggagtcgagattgggagttttcatcaagttcaaggagcagggatttggttgggcttcaaggctggttcaccacttgctcggtttaaagctggacattaagaagaagtacgagatgtggtgtctcgttggtccagaacctgcgaggttttcactgttagagtttgaaaacatcactggtctaaactgcgactacatcgaggaccttgagacaccagaatgtgaagttaccccacagatggtttctttctgggagatgatgggagttcatcgggaagctgggccaagtactgatcagataatagcagcactgaagagatgcggggattggtccagggaagatcgcaagcgactcgcgtacctttccatcttcactggattcattgaagggaaaaagttctcaagcgctacacgagctactctcgcaaggctagtgatggatttagaaaggtttgagaattatccatgggggagagtcgcgtttaaggtgctgatggactctttgtggaacaaagatattactggctgttacaccgtggatggctttatacaagttcttcaggtctgggcgtacgaagctattccgggattgggtgctagtattggtctacccagagcaaacagtccgtctccaccgattctggcttacgacggcagcagaggccgcagattcatgaaagctgctatcttgagtcag acccgcgtgatcaactttgttgagaaggacattagtgaaatgtggccaaaatgggactctgaggttgatgacgtgcccgcggagaacatcattaaagtgatgtatgatcggagaccgtggaagtggaccatggattgctgggaagtcactggtacaaaacccaagtttgtgactccatcgaaaagagccaaagagatggttgtggaggaggtggaggaagacaatcagagacctcggaagaaagctcgtaaagaggctcctaaagaggctcctaaagaggctagagaagaggctcctacagaggctacagaagaggctacagaagaggctagagaagaggctagttgggtgaccagagaggagttagaaaacatgttcaaggacttaggtgacatgatgaaagaggggtttaagaagtgcatcagggagattaggaagatctccgatagattggaagctgtggagaagaaggttggtgtcaccaatcaggctacccctcaagccccagaaaccggggttagtaaaaaacaccctaccccacaagccccagaaaccggggctagtaacaaacagactactcctcaaaaggatcagcctccacttcaaaccaatcatcctactcctcccaccagacagcctgctcctcaaaaggcaaagcctactcctcaaaaggcgaaacagcctgctcctcaaactaaacagcctgctcctcaaactaaacagcctgctcctcaaacgaaacagcctgctcctcaaactaaacagcctgctcctcagacgaaacagcctgctcctcaaacgaaaaagccttctccacaaaagaaacagccttctcctctgcccaaagaggttaatatcaaatctttaagtcgtctggtctttgtatag
- the LOC108825664 gene encoding VQ motif-containing protein 11, translating to MSHQNQHQQPPSYATDPNTMFVQADPSNFRNIVQQLTGALPDLSASASQQKLPFTPKKQAFKLHERRQSSKKMELKINNDSFSHFHRGFLVSPVSHFDPFWARVSPHSAREEHHAPPDNEEQKAIAEKGFYFLPSPRSGAEPAPELLPLFPLSSPSGTNHRTEDDYRDY from the coding sequence ATGAGCCACCAGAACCAACACCAGCAGCCGCCTAGCTATGCGACGGACCCAAACACAATGTTCGTTCAAGCAGACCCCTCAAATTTCCGCAACATCGTCCAACAACTCACGGGAGCACTACCTGACCTCTCCGCTTCCGCCTCACAACAGAAGCTTCCTTTCACTCCCAAGAAACAAGCCTTCAAGCTCCACGAACGCCGTCAGTCATCCAAGAAAATGGAGCTGAAGATCAACAACGACTCTTTCAGCCATTTCCACCGAGGATTCCTCGTCTCTCCCGTCTCTCACTTTGACCCGTTCTGGGCGCGTGTGAGCCCACATTCAGCACGTGAAGAACACCACGCGCCGCCGGACAATGAAGAGCAAAAAGCCATAGCAGAAAAAGGGTTCTACTTCCTTCCAAGTCCGAGAAGCGGCGCGGAGCCAGCACCAGAGCTTTTGCCTTTGTTTCCTCTTTCTTCTCCCAGCGGCACTAATCACCGCACTGAAGATGATTATCGCGACTACTAA
- the LOC108824459 gene encoding receptor-like protein 9a, whose translation MDNNKLTGKIGDGLLNSSKLHILDLTNNHLTGALPSWLSKFPIIGLYLANNGFHGNIPASMFNQSVMDFMDLSGNKLSGSLPPRFISKYKMNLYLQDNDLTGPIPDTLLESIRILDLRYNRLSGSIPRFLHNQNISVLLLRGNNLTGEIPAHICSLTKVILLDLAYNSLNGSIPPCFRNLSFGLGGNGEPQGLGGMGLDYTFETVGIQEYYKYNSVLQLEMFSEPSVSTYRHDKVDFTSKHRYESYNGFMYGLDLAGNELSGEIPKEVGHLWRICVLNLSHNSLWGKIPESFSNLTALESLDLSFNRLSGEIPHDFAKLHSLAVLNVSYNNLSGTIPQGGKLITFDVSSYTGNPFLCGLPTNRSCSNIDDDDTEIKEGFIGEDGQDTVIDMVVFYWSLTVTYVSVFAGFLLFLCFESSPRQAWLSLVDAFIRLARRALS comes from the coding sequence ATGGACAACAACAAGTTAACAGGGAAGATTGGAGATGGCTTGCTAAACTCAAGTAAGCTGCATATACTTGACCTGACGAACAACCACCTCACAGGTGCACTTCCTAGTTGGTTATCCAAGTTTCCTATCATCGGTCTGTATCTCGCAAACAATGGCTTTCATGGTAACATCCCAGCCTCAATGTTTAATCAGAGTGTGATGGACTTCATGGACCTATCTGGGAATAAGTTGTCTGGAAGTTTACCTCCACGCTTCATTTCTAAATATAAGATGAATCTATACCTGCAAGATAATGATCTTACCGGACCTATACCAGACACCTTGCTTGAAAGTATCCGGATACTTGACTTGAGATACAACAGACTGTCTGGGAGTATCCCTCGCTTCCTGCACAACCAAAACATCAGCGTTCTTTTGCTGAGAGGAAATAATCTGACAGGTGAGATTCCTGCACACATCTGCTCCTTAACCAAAGTCATTCTACTGGACCTCGCCTACAATAGCCTAAATGGGTCCATACCTCCATGCTTTCGTAACCTATCATTTGGACTGGGAGGGAATGGTGAGCCACAAGGTCTTGGAGGGATGGGTTTAGATTACACTTTTGAAACTGTTGGCATTCAGGAATATTACAAGTACAACTCAGTGCTCCAGCTAGAAATGTTTTCAGAGCCATCTGTATCGACATACAGACATGATAAGGTTGATTTTACATCAAAACACAGGTACGAGTCTTACAATGGTTTTATGTATGGACTGGATCTTGCAGGCAATGAGCTAAGCGGTGAGATCCCAAAAGAGGTTGGTCATCTTTGGAGGATATGTGTGTTAAATCTTTCTCACAATTCCTTGTGGGGCAAGATACCAGAGAGCTTCTCAAACCTGACAGCTTTGGAGAGCCTTGATCTTTCTTTCAACAGGCTATCAGGGGAAATTCCTCATGACTTTGCTAAACTTCATTCTCTAGCTGTCTTGAATGTTTCTTACAACAATCTATCTGGTACCATTCCACAAGGTGGAAAACTGATTACGTTCGATGTTAGCAGCTATACTGGTAATCCTTTTCTGTGTGGACTACCCACCAACCGAAGCTGTAGCAACATTGACGATGATGACACGGAGATAAAAGAGGGATTTATAGGAGAAGATGGTCAAGACACTGTGATTGATATGGTTGTCTTCTACTGGAGCCTCACGGTGACTTATGTGTCTGTATTTGCTGGTTTTCTCTTGTTTCTGTGTTTTGAATCTTCTCCTAGACAAGCATGGCTCAGCCTTGTCGATGCTTTCATCCGCTTAGCAAGAAGGGCCTTGTCCTAA
- the LOC130499708 gene encoding uncharacterized protein LOC130499708, with protein sequence MIFKLHAVYGEWLLRDFRWDFVVDDLKGARLFLLNEDSTHAELVAMAQEDYNLDMRSVTVEISYSLPAEMMMTPSSPPIHVTSDRQVRNLLEILKTHRVCLCVSSRSKVETVSEKREEAGDNDEAGEWEEDVGDNDEAGEWEEDVGDNDEADECFEDVGDNESVEDENQDGEEENGEEENGEEDADNTIVGETDQNGGDYSLYGKVLDEDEENDDNICFEEIEKTYAKTNAIEGGKSDCTSIYVNQSFVSKDALLSELRLTAVRGRFSFRIYKSTKTLLVAICRVSGCGWKIRASVKHGSNTFWVTKYVEKHLCSIGDRIAQRRHCTPKYVGSLFIDRVGIIDGITPQHITDAMKNMFGMTLDYTTSYRALLYAQKLVRGSAEEGYSRLPSYLEQISIANPDSITAIELDSEKRFKYLFLSFGASIKGFKYQRRVIVVDGTHLSGKYGGVMLVAAAQDGNFQIFPLAFGIVDAEDEPSWEWFFTKLASCISHDKPLVIVSDRHAAIKSACEKVFPWATRGICYYHLQDNIVKKFKGKHLMYLVKGAAYAHTVHDFNRYMAEIRSANPELATYLENTWSGETEEIKMAILVGAI encoded by the coding sequence atgatttttaagttacatgcagtgtatggagaatggttgttgagagatttccgttgggattttgtggttgatgatctcaaaggagcaagattgtttttattgaatgaagattcaacacatgctgaacttgttgcaatggctcaagaagattataacctggacatgagatcagtgactgtggagattagctactcattaccagcagaaatgatgatgactccaagcagtcctcccattcatgttacaagtgatagacaagttcgaaacttgctcgagatactcaaaacgcatagagtatgtctttgtgtatcaagccgcagcaaggtggaaacggtttcagagaaaagagaagaagctggtgataatgatgaagctggtgaatgggaagaagatgttggtgataatgatgaagctggtgaatgggaagaagatgttggtgataatgatgaggctgatgaatgttttgaagatgttggtgataatgagtctgttgaagatgaaaatcaagatggggaggaggaaaatggggaggaggaaaatggggaggaggatgctgataacactattgttggtgaaacggatcagaatggtggggattacagtctttatggaaaggttctagatgaggacgaggaaaatgatgataatatttgttttgaagaaattgaaaagacatatgctaagacaaatgctattgaaggaggaaaatcggattgtaccagcatctatgtcaaccagagttttgttagcaaggatgcactgctttcagagctgcggttgacagcagtgaggggtaggttttctttcagaatatacaaatcaacaaaaactctccttgtggcaatatgtcgggttagcggttgtggatggaagatcagagcgagtgtgaaacatgggtcaaacacgttttgggtaacaaagtatgtggaaaaacatttatgctcaattggagaccgaatcgctcagcggagacactgtactccaaagtatgttggtagtcttttcattgatcgtgttgggatcattgatgggataactccacagcatatcactgatgcaatgaagaacatgtttggcatgacgcttgattacaccacttcatacagagcactgttatatgcacagaaattggtgagaggatcagcagaagaagggtattcgcgtctgccttcatatctcgagcaaatctccattgcaaatcctgattctatcacggctatagaacttgattctgagaaaagatttaagtatctatttctctcttttggagcttctatcaaaggttttaagtatcagagaagggtcattgtggtggatggaactcacctaagtggaaagtatggaggtgttatgttagttgcagccgcacaagatggcaattttcagatattcccattggcttttgggatcgtggatgctgaagatgaaccttcttgggaatggtttttcacaaaattggctagttgtatatctcatgacaagcctctggtgatagtctctgaccggcacgcggccattaaaagtgcgtgtgagaaggtgtttccttgggcaacccgaggaatatgttattatcaccttcaagataacattgtcaaaaagtttaaagggaaacatctcatgtacttggtgaaaggggctgcttatgcgcacacggttcacgattttaaccggtacatggctgagatacggagtgcaaacccggaacttgcaacgtatttggagaatacgtggtccggggagacagaagaaatcaagatggcaatcttggttggagctatctag
- the LOC130499711 gene encoding uncharacterized protein LOC130499711: protein MEPFLEMVPYLIVECGDQMHGLERYTYERLLKDVPTANNGDCGVYAAKYIECHALGVPFSPKDFARSNAKTMRDTMALAIWTELVDQHLKDNEDGGMFVGMYD from the coding sequence atggagccttttctcgagatggtcccttatctgattgtggagtgcggagaccagatgcatgggttggagcgatacacttatgagagactcctcaaagatgtacccacggccaacaatggtgattgtggcgtgtacgctgcaaagtacattgaatgtcatgctcttggggtcccctttagccctaaagactttgctaggtccaatgcgaagactatgagggatactatggctttggctatatggacggagcttgttgatcagcatctgaaagataatgaggatggtggtatgtttgtaggcatgtatgattag
- the LOC108824458 gene encoding receptor-like protein 9a, giving the protein MNNSILPFFSTATSLKTLILRYCNLEGRFPTKELNNLRNLEILDLSNNYLNGSLPEKEIANLHKLKALDLSDNKFSGSLDASGICELKNLHELDLSSNKLVGSILPCIGGLSKLLVLDLSKNQLNGSLPSVISNLKSLEYLSLYGNSFESLFSLSPLANLSKIKVFRLSSRSKLLQVEIRQDMWRPKFQLNVVELTYCNLGEIPSFLKYQRGLCKIDLSNNNLTGVFPTWILENNPELESLHIKNNALSMFQLPRLVHNVSVLSVGANHFIGPLPENIRHILPNLRMLNISSSGFKGNLPSSLGEMKRIKYMDMSYNNFSGNLPQNFTMGCLISIRRLM; this is encoded by the exons ATGAATAACAGCATCTTACCCTTCTTCAGTACCGCTACATCACTCAAGACTTTGATTCTCCGTTATTGTAATTTGGAGGGCCGCTTTCCAACAAAAG AACTGAATAATTTGAGAAATTTGGAAATACTTGATCTGAGTAACAACTATTTGAATGGCTCTCTTCCAGAGAAAG AGATAGCCAATCTGCATAAGCTCAAAGCTCTGGATCTAAGTGATAATAAGTTTTCTGGCTCACTAGATGCTAGTG GAATTTGCGAGCTGAAAAACTTGCATGAGCTGGACCTGAGTAGCAACAAACTCGTTGGTTCTATCCTTCCGTGCATTGGTGGCTTGTCTAAACTTCTAGTTCTTGATCTCTCAAAAAATCAACTAAACGGGAGCCTACCATCTGTCATCAGCAACCTCAAATCCCTCGAGTACTTGTCACTGTATGGAAATAGCTTTGAAAGCTTGTTCTCTTTAAGCCCACTAGCCAACCTCTCCAAAATCAAGGTCTTCAGACTTTCATCAAGATCTAAGTTGCTACAAGTAGAGATCAGACAAGATATGTGGCGGCCAAAGTTTCAGTTGAATGTCGTTGAGCTAACATATTGCAACTTGGGAGAGATCCCTAGCTTTCTAAAATATCAGAGAGGTTTATGCAAAATTGATCTGTCTAACAATAACCTGACTGGAGTGTTTCCTACTTGGATTCTGGAGAACAATCCAGAACTTGAGAGTCTACACATAAAGAATAATGCACTCTCCATGTTCCAGCTGCCAAGACTGGTGCATAATGTTAGTGTCCTGAGTGTTGGGGCTAATCATTTTATCGGCCCGCTTCCCGAGAACATTAGACATATACTTCCGAACCTAAGAATGCTAAATATCTCTAGTAGCGGGTTCAAAGGGAACTTGCCCTCTTCTCTAGGTGAGATGAAACGCATAAAGTACATGGATATGTCCTACAACAACTTCTCTGGGAACCTTCCACAAAACTTCACCATGGGTTGTCTGATAAGTATAAGAAGGCTTATGTGA
- the LOC108828691 gene encoding F-box/kelch-repeat protein At1g80440 → MELIPNLPYDVARECLLRSSYKQFPVIASVCRGWNREVSLSEFFQQRQASGHSQELLIMSQARIDADREPGSGKNFASPEYRVAVLESGSGLWTELPPIPGQSNGLPLFCKMVSIGSDLIVLGGLDPVTWQASDSVFVFSFLNSKWRAGANMPGVKRSFFGCASDSDRTVLVAGGHDEEKQALTSAMVYDLAEDKWTFLPDMSRERDECKAIFHAGKFHVIGGYATEEQGQFSKSAESFDVSMWLWGPVKEEFLDGGETVSTPIYATTAEDGDLFACWRGDVMVLKNDTWQKVSQIPADMYSVAYVVTRSGKLIVIGNGKTLAGYSGSTVGYICDLSSFRWVKLETHVGHVQAGCFLEV, encoded by the coding sequence ATGGAACTCATCCCTAATCTTCCCTACGACGTAGCTCGCGAGTGTCTCCTGCGCTCTTCCTACAAACAGTTCCCTGTCATCGCCTCCGTTTGCAGAGGCTGGAACCGTGAAGTGTCTCTCTCTGAGTTTTTCCAGCAACGACAAGCTTCAGGACATAGCCAAGAGCTTCTTATCATGTCGCAGGCTCGTATCGATGCAGACAGAGAACCCGGATCCGGAAAGAATTTCGCATCGCCCGAATACAGAGTCGCTGTTCTTGAATCCGGGTCGGGTCTCTGGACGGAGCTTCCTCCGATTCCGGGTCAATCCAACGGACTGCCTCTGTTCTGTAAAATGGTTTCTATCGGGTCGGATCTTATTGTATTGGGTGGGCTTGATCCGGTTACATGGCAGGCCTCTGATTCGGTCTTCGTCTTCAGTTTTCTCAACTCTAAATGGCGCGCGGGGGCTAACATGCCAGGTGTCAAGAGATCATTCTTCGGATGCGCTTCGGATTCGGATCGGACGGTGTTGGTTGCCGGAGGACACGACGAGGAGAAGCAAGCGCTGACGTCAGCGATGGTGTATGATCTAGCAGAAGACAAGTGGACGTTTTTGCCGGATATGTCGCGGGAACGAGACGAGTGCAAGGCCATATTCCACGCTGGCAAATTCCACGTCATCGGTGGATACGCCACGGAGGAACAGGGGCAGTTCAGTAAATCTGCTGAATCCTTCGATGTGTCCATGTGGCTATGGGGTCCAGTGAAAGAGGAGTTTCTCGACGGCGGGGAAACCGTAAGCACTCCGATATACGCTACCACCGCCGAAGACGGAGATCTGTTTGCGTGCTGGCGTGGAGATGTGATGGTTCTGAAAAATGACACGTGGCAGAAAGTAAGCCAGATCCCTGCTGACATGTACAGTGTGGCCTACGTGGTAACGAGGTCGGGGAAGTTGATTGTGATCGGCAACGGCAAGACTTTGGCTGGTTATAGTGGCTCCACCGTAGGGTACATATGTGATTTAAGTAGCTTTCGATGGGTAAAATTAGAAACACATGTTGGTCATGTGCAAGCTGGTTGCTTCTTGGAGGTCTAA
- the LOC108824130 gene encoding glycerol kinase, translating into MAGEKGFIGSIDQGTTSTRFIIYDHDARAVASHQVEFTQFYPEAGWVEHDPMEILESVKVCIAKALDKATADGHNVDGGLKAIGLTDQRETTIVWSKSTGLPLHKAIVWMDARTSSICRRLEKELSGGRSHFVESCGLPISTYFSAMKLLWLMENVDAVKDAIKKGDAIFGTIDTWLIWNMTGGVNGGLHVTDVTNASRTMLMNLKTLNWDEDTLKTLGIPAEILPKIVSNSEVIGEICKGWPIPGIKIAGCLGDQHAAMLGQACKKGEAKSTYGTGAFILLNTGEVPIKSGHGLLTTLSYKLGPQAQTNYALEGSIAIAGAAVQWLRDSLGIIKSASEIEDLAALVETTGGVYFVPAFNGLFAPWWREDARGVCIGITRFTNKSHIARAVLESMCFQVKDVLDSMNKDAGEKGSLNNEKGEFLLRVDGGATANNLLMQIQADLMGTPVVRPVDIETTALGAAYAAGLAVGFWKEEDIFESGEKSKNSKVFRPAMEEATRKKKVESWCKAVERTFDLADLSL; encoded by the exons atggcagGAGAAAAAGGTTTCATTGGATCAATAGATCAAGGAACGACCAGCACCAGGTTCATCATTTATGATCACGATGCTCGTGCCGTTGCATCTCATCAAGTCGAGTTCACTCAGTTCTATCCTGAAGCTGG ATGGGTGGAACACGATCCAATGGAAATACTGGAAAGTGTGAAAGTTTGTATTGCAAAGGCTCTCGACAAAGCCACAGCCGATGGACACAACGTGGACGGTGGCTTGAAGGCCATTGGGCTTACGGATCAAAGAGAGACGACCATCGTTTGGAGCAAATCCACTGGACTTCCTCTCCACAAAGCTATCGTCTGGATGGATGCTCGCACCAGTTCCATCTGCAG GAGACTAGAGAAAGAATTATCAGGCGGAAGATCCCATTTTGTGGAATCTTGTGGCTTGCCCATAAGCACATACTTCTCTGCCATGAAGCTTCTTTGGCTGATGGAGAATGTAGATGCTGTTAAAGACGCTATCAAGAAAGGAGATGCCATCTTTGGAACCATCGACACATGGCTTATCTGGAACATGACTGGGGGTGTAAATGGAGGGCTACATGTCACTGATGTCACCAATGCTTCTCGTACGATGCTCATGAACCTCAAAACCTTGAACTGGGACGAGGACACTCTTAAGACTCTAGGCATTCCTGCTGAAATCTTGCCCAAAATTGTAAGCAACTCGGAGGTCATTGGAGAAATCTGCAAAGGCTGGCCCATTCCTGGCATCAAGATCGCTGGATGTCTTGGTGACCAGCACGCTGCAATGCTGGGACAAGCTTGCAAGAAAGGTGAGGCTAAGAGTACTTACGGAACTGGCGCTTTCATTCTTCTCAACACAGGAGAAGTTCCCATAAAGTCAGGACATGGACTTCTGACCACGTTGTCCTACAAGCTTGGGCCTCAAGCACAGACAAACTATGCTCTCGAAGGTTCAATTGCTATAGCTGGAGCTGCTGTTCAGTGGCTGAGAGATAGCCTTGGGATAATTAAGAGTGCCAGTGAAATTGAAGATTTGGCGGCTTTGGTAGAAACAACTGGAGGAGTATACTTTGTGCCAGCATTCAACGGTTTGTTTGCGCCTTGGTGGAGAGAAGATGCTCGTGGTGTCTGCATTGGAATAACTAGATTCACAAACAAGTCTCACATTGCAAGGGCTGTGCTGGAGAGCATGTGTTTCCAAGTGAAAGATGTGCTAGACTCCATGAACAAAGACGCTGGTGAAAAGGGCTCCCTAAATAACGAGAAGGGTGAGTTCTTACTTAGAGTTGATGGTGGCGCCACCGCCAACAACCTTCTTATGCAGATTCAG GCTGATTTGATGGGAACACCGGTGGTGAGGCCAGTGGACATAGAGACAACAGCACTAGGAGCAGCATATGCAGCTGGACTGGCAGTTGGATTCTGGAAGGAAGAAGACATATTCGAGTCAGGAGAGAAGTCAAAGAACTCTAAAGTCTTCAGACCAGCTATGGAAGAAGCAACCAGGAAAAAGAAAGTGGAGTCATGGTGCAAAGCGGTTGAGAGAACATTCGATCTTGCTGATCTTTCTCTTTAA